The genomic window GATGAAAAGCTGGATCATGTAAAAAATCTTCAGGAGGCAGGGAGAAAAGTCATCATGATGGGAGACGGCCTCAATGATGCCGGTGCCCTTATGCAGGCGGATTTGGGAATCGTCCTGAGTGAGCAATTGGAATCCTTCAGCCCTGCCTCAGATATTATCCTGGATTCAGCGCGATTTTCTCAGCTTCCCAGCCTCATAAAATATGCTGTGGGCTCCAAAAAACTCTTAAAAGGCGCGCTGATTATTTCCCTCATCTATAATACAATAGGCCTCGCTTTTGCCGTACAGGGCCTACTAAGCCCTTTGGTAGCCGCCATACTCATGCCGCTCAGTTCTATTTCCGTGATTTTCTGGGGAATGGCATCCACCTATTATCTGGCGAGGAAAATGGGTTTGGAATAAAATAAAGGAATATCGATTAGAAGAATTTATAAGGGACGGATAAGCATCTGTCCCTCTGTTTTTTCAACAAGATTGAATGTCATTTTCTCTACTGACAAAAGTCACCTCACCCCCTATCCAGGGTTATCCCAAAGGCAGACCTGAGCTTCTACCTTAGCCACATCAAACAGAAAAAACATGAGTAGCATTTTCGTCCTCATCATTTTAGGCTTTATCGTCGCAGCTGCATTCCTTGCTGCCTGTATTTGGGCCATCCGATCCGGACAATTTGAAGATGCTTACACACCCGCTATGCGCATCCTGTTTGACGACAAAATTACTTCCACCGAAAAAACAGATTCTCAACATGATTAGTAAAGTCAGGACGGACGATCCCGGTTTATCGGGAACATCCCTTGAGCGATTTAGCTATGACAATACAATTGTTAAGTATTTCGCTATTGCAACTCTCTTCTGGGGATTGGCCGGTATGCTGGTTGGTCTAATAGTAGCACTGGAGATGGTACTGCCAGAACTTTTTTTATGGGACGGCATCCCTCTTCTTTCCTTTGGAAGGGTACGACCTCTGCATACCAATGCAGCGATTTTTGCCTTTGTAGGAAATGGAATTTACATGGGAGTCTATTATTCCCTTCAGCGCTTATGTAAAGCGAGGATGTGGAGTGATACTGCCAGTTGGATTCATTTCTGGGGATGGCAATTGATCATTCTTTCGGCTTTGGTTTCCCTGCCTATGGGATTCACAACGGGTAAAGAATATGCCGAACTCGAATGGCCCATTGACCTTGCTATTGCATTGATATGGATTGTATTCGGCCTGAATATGTTCATGACCATTTTCAAGCGAAGAGAAAAACACCTTTATGTAGCCATCTGGTTCTATATCGGGACCTGGGTAACAGTAACGGTTCTCCATGTGGTCAACAGCCTTGAACTTCCTTACAGTATGATGCACAGTTACTCCATCTTTGCCGGAGTACAGGATGCTTTGGTTCAATGGTGGTATGGACATAATGCGGTCGCCTTCTTCCTGACTACTCCCTATCTGGGATTGATGTACTACTTTATTCCTAAAGCAGCCAATCGTCCGGTATATTCTTACCGACTTTCGATTGTTCACTTCTGGGCATTGATCTTTATCTACATCTGGGCAGGTCCTCACCACTTGCTGTATACAGCCTTACCTGACTGGGCACAATCTCTGGGAACCGTTTTCTCGCTTATGCTGATCGCTCCGAGTTGGGGAGGTATGCTAAATGGATTGCTGACCCTGCGGGGTGCCTGGGATAAGGTACGGACAGATCCTGTTCTAAAATTCATGGTAGTTGCGGTTACGGCTTATGGTATGGCAACTTTTGAAGGGCCTTTACTTTCTATAAAAACCTTCAACGCTATTACCCACTTCACAGACTGGACCATTGGACACGTGCACGTTGGAACGCTGGGATGGAATGGATTTCTGACCTTTGGTGTAATCTACTGGCTGATGCCTCGTCTCTGGAGAACCAAACTTCACTCCATTAAGCTCGCCAATTTCCATTTCTGGATCGGTACACTTGGTATTTTCTTCTATTGTGTGCCTTTGTACTGGGCAGGTCTTACGCAGAGTTTGATGTGGAAAGAATTTGATGGAGATGGTTTCCTTGTTTACAAAAACTTCCTCGAAACGGTTGTCCAGATATTACCGATGTATTGGATGCGCGCACTGGGAGGAAGCCTTTATATCATAGGTGTAGTTGTGATGATTTATAACATCATCCGCACAACCCAGGCCGGAGACTTCCTCGCAAATGAAGAGGTAGAAGCTGCTCCTTACCCCAAAGAAGAAAAGAGTGGAAAAAAAGAGTACTGGCACAAACGCATTGAGAGAAAGCCTGCTCAAATGTTGTTCTGGGCTTTGATCCTCATCCTTATCGGCGGAATCGTCGAAATGGTGCCAACTTTTATGGTTCAATCGAATGTACCTACTATCGCTTCTGTACAACCCTATACGCCTTTGGAACTAGAGGGAAGAGATCTCTACATCCGGGAAGGCTGCTATACCTGCCACTCCCAAATGGTACGTCCTTTCCGCTCAGAATCCGAGCGTTATGGAGAGTATTCCAAAGCAGGCGAATTTGTATATGATCACCCCTTCCAGTGGGGCTCCAAAAGAACAGGGCCTGACCTCGCAAGGGAAGGAACGCCTAAACTGAGAAAATCAGATGCCTGGCATTATCAGCATATGCTGGATCCCCGCAGTACTTCTGCAGGTTCTATCATGCCTTCTTACGAATGGCTCATCGAAAATCGACTGGACCTCAGTATGACAGCTGATAAGATAGAAGCTATGCAAACCTTAGGAGTTCCTTATCCGGAGGGATATGCAGCAAAAGCTACAGATGACCTCCAGAAGCAAGCCGAAGAGATCGCGAATAATATAGCCTCTGAATTGGAGGAAGAAGAACTCAAGGCACTGAAGGATCGGGAGATTGTAGCCATCATCGCCTATCTCCAACGCCTGGGAACAGATATCATGGTTGACAACAAAAAATAACAAGCATCATGTATAAAGAAACATTAAGAAGCATAGACGGAGTTAGCCTTTTTCCGGTCATAGCCATCCTGATCTTCGTCATCTTTTTCCTCATCGTCCTCTTTTTCGTCATCCGCATGGATAAAAAAAGAGTCCAGGAATTTTCAGCTCTACCATTGGAAGATGGACCTAAGAGCTCTAACACACTAACACAAGCTGTAAATCATGTATAAAAAGTTCATCTATATATTCAGTATGCTGATCCTGCTTTTTGCCTCCGGTACCGTCCTGGGGCAGGCAGGGGAAGCCTCCTCACAAGAATCCCTGTTATGGTTGCTCATGATGGTGATCATAGGGATGAGCGTTGTTTGTATTGCGCTGGCTTTTACCATACTGGCACTCATTGCCCGGGTAAGAGAAGCTAAGGCAGAAACTTCGGCTGAAGGACAAGCCAGTGCTCAAAAAGAGCCGGTGGATCTTTGGAAGAAGTTCAAGGCAAAATTAACCGCTGCGGTTCCTGTCTCTCGAGAATCTGAAATTGATTTGGGACATAGTTTCGATGGTATCCGTGAACTGGACAACAAACTTCCTCCCTGGTGGCTCTATGGATTCTATTTCACCATCGTTATTTCTTTTGTCTATATGTATGTCTACCATATTGATGGGGATTGGTCCTCCGATCAGGAGTATCGAGTCGAGATGGCGGAAGCTCAGAAGATCAAGGACGCTTATCTGGCAAAAGTGGCAAATATGGTAAATGAAGAAACGGTTGAACACCTTACAGCCGCTCAGGATATTTCAGAGGGTGAATCCATTTACATGGCCAATTGTGTTGCGTGCCATGGAGCTGTGGGACAAGGAGGAATTGGCCCTAATCTCACAGACCCTTACTGGCTGCATGGAGGCGGCATCAAGAATGTCTTTAAGTCAGTCAAATATGGAATTCCGGAGAAAGGAATGATCCCCTGGCAGGATGCCTTAAAACCTCTCGAAATTCAACAAGTATCCAGTTTTATCATGAACATGGAAGGAACAAATCCACCAGATGGGAAAGCTCCTCAGGGAGAAATATGGGAGCCGGAAGTAATGACAACAGATACGCTTCAAACCATTAGCATGAATCCTTAGGAAACATGGCAAAGGAAATCTCTGAATCTATGCAAGATCCTTTTTTAAAGGAACTGGAATCTGACACTTTCCGCGACAGTATCGCTACGGTGGACAAGAGCGGAAAGCGTCAGTGGATCTACCCCAAAAAACCTCAGGGAAGTTTGTACAGGGGCAGGACCTGGTTGAGCATTCTTCTGATTGGCCTATTCTTTATAGGGCCATTTCTTAAGTGGAATGATCAGCCCCTTTTGCTATTCAATGTTCTTGAAAGGAAGTTTATCGTTTTTGGTCTGACCTTCTGGCCACAGGATTTTCACCTCTTCGTCCTGGCGATGATTACCTTCTTTGTTTTTATTGTTCTTTTCACCGTGATCTTTGGGCGGGTCTGGTGTGGCTGGGCATGTCCCCAAACGATTTTCATGGAAATGTTTTTCCGCAAAATCGAATACTGGATTGAAGGAGACTATCGCCAACAGATGAAGCTGAACAAAGCTCCCTGGGATTTGGAGAAGGTCATGAAGAAAACAGCCAAGTTTTCGATTTTCGCCCTCTTCTCTTTCCTGATTGGAAATACGGTCATGGCCTATTTGGTGGGCATCGATCAACTCAGTGTTTTGATCACGAGTCCGCCTACTGAGAATTGGGGCCTCTTCAGCTTTGTGATGATCTTCTCGGGCATCTTTTATTTTGTTTTTGCCTGGTTTAGAGAGCAAGCTTGTATCGCTGTCTGTCCTTATGGGAGATTGCAGGGAGTATTGCTGGGGAGAGATTCGATTGTGGTTGCATACGACTGGCTTCGGGGAGAGCCCAGAGGAAAGCGAAAAAGGAATGAAGACCAAAGCAACAAAGGAGACTGTATTGATTGTAAACTTTGTATAGCCGTTTGTCCAACTGGCATAGATATCCGGAATGGAACTCAGATGGAATGTGTGAATTGTACGGCTTGTATCGATGCCTGCGACCAGGTCATGGAGAAGGTAAAGAAACCTAAAGGCCTCATCCGTTTCGATTCTTACAATGGAATAGCCAATGGTACACCCTTCCGATTCAACACAAGAATTATCGCCTATATAGTCGTTCTTCTTGGCTTACTTTCTGTCCTCGGATTTTCCCTGGCTAGCAGGTCAGATATCGAAACCACTTTATTGCGTGTTCCCGGTACTCTTTATCAAAAAACAGAGGATGGCAAGATCAGCAATATGTACAATATCGACCTGGTCAACAAGACCAAAGAGGAATTGAATCTGGATATAAAGCTGATCTCTCACGAGGGAGAGATTCAGGTCATCGGGCAAGAATTTGTAGTTGCTCCTCAAAATATCAGTCAAGGAATCATTTTGATCATGATCCCCCGGGATCAATTGAAAGGAAGAAAAAACGAAATCAGAATAGAACTATGGTCTGGAGATAAGCGGGTCGATGAAGCGAGCAGCAATTTTCTTGGACCAGTCAACTTAAATTAATCATCATGAACTGGGGTAAAAAAATAGCCATTTTCTATACAGTCTTTGCCGTCAGCATGCTTTCGGCTGTCATTTTCGCCAGCATGCAAAGCTTTCACCTGGTCAGTGAAGATTACTACCAGGAGGAAATCGCCTACGAAAAACGAATTCAGGAAATCAAAAATGTCCAGGAATTGGAAGGAGAGGTGGAAGTACAAAAAGTGGGGGAATCGAAATTCTCCTTTCATTTTCCTGAGTCCGCACATCAAGCCATTGGAGTTATCCAGTTTTACCGACCTTCAGATGCTGAACTTGATCGGGCTTTCCCCATAAAGCTCGCCGATGGAAAACAAAGCATTTCTGTAGAGGGACTTGCCGGTGGAAACTGGCAGGTTCAGATCAGATGGGCCCAAAATGAGAAAGCCTATTACCAGGAATTGAATCTGAGTTTGTAAGCAATGATCTACCCTAACAATCTGTCATTGCGAGCCCAAATGTTGGGCGAAGCAATCTCCGTCAATACTGATGGCTATTTGAGGTCTAGGGGATTGCTTCGGTCCCCTCGCAATGACAAACGAGTTTGGAGCCTTTTCTCAACAAAATCTAAATAAACATGTACCTCCTTTCCGCCTTAAGTCTGGGATTTCTGGGAAGCTTACACTGCGTAGGCATGTGTGGGCCGATCAGTCTGGCTCTTTCTTCCGGAAGTGGGAAAGGAAAATTCTGGCTGGGTCGTTTACTCTATAACCTCGGAAGAACCACTACCTACGTTCTTCTGGGTTTACTGGTAGGCATCTTTGGACAAAGCCTGAGCCTGGCAGGCTTTCAGCAAAGCTTGTCTATCATCCTGGGCATTAGCTGGCTTCTGATTCTTTTGCTC from Bacteroidia bacterium includes these protein-coding regions:
- the ccoN gene encoding cytochrome-c oxidase, cbb3-type subunit I gives rise to the protein MISKVRTDDPGLSGTSLERFSYDNTIVKYFAIATLFWGLAGMLVGLIVALEMVLPELFLWDGIPLLSFGRVRPLHTNAAIFAFVGNGIYMGVYYSLQRLCKARMWSDTASWIHFWGWQLIILSALVSLPMGFTTGKEYAELEWPIDLAIALIWIVFGLNMFMTIFKRREKHLYVAIWFYIGTWVTVTVLHVVNSLELPYSMMHSYSIFAGVQDALVQWWYGHNAVAFFLTTPYLGLMYYFIPKAANRPVYSYRLSIVHFWALIFIYIWAGPHHLLYTALPDWAQSLGTVFSLMLIAPSWGGMLNGLLTLRGAWDKVRTDPVLKFMVVAVTAYGMATFEGPLLSIKTFNAITHFTDWTIGHVHVGTLGWNGFLTFGVIYWLMPRLWRTKLHSIKLANFHFWIGTLGIFFYCVPLYWAGLTQSLMWKEFDGDGFLVYKNFLETVVQILPMYWMRALGGSLYIIGVVVMIYNIIRTTQAGDFLANEEVEAAPYPKEEKSGKKEYWHKRIERKPAQMLFWALILILIGGIVEMVPTFMVQSNVPTIASVQPYTPLELEGRDLYIREGCYTCHSQMVRPFRSESERYGEYSKAGEFVYDHPFQWGSKRTGPDLAREGTPKLRKSDAWHYQHMLDPRSTSAGSIMPSYEWLIENRLDLSMTADKIEAMQTLGVPYPEGYAAKATDDLQKQAEEIANNIASELEEEELKALKDREIVAIIAYLQRLGTDIMVDNKK
- the ccoS gene encoding cbb3-type cytochrome oxidase assembly protein CcoS, which encodes MSSIFVLIILGFIVAAAFLAACIWAIRSGQFEDAYTPAMRILFDDKITSTEKTDSQHD
- a CDS encoding cbb3-type cytochrome c oxidase N-terminal domain-containing protein, which produces MYKKFIYIFSMLILLFASGTVLGQAGEASSQESLLWLLMMVIIGMSVVCIALAFTILALIARVREAKAETSAEGQASAQKEPVDLWKKFKAKLTAAVPVSRESEIDLGHSFDGIRELDNKLPPWWLYGFYFTIVISFVYMYVYHIDGDWSSDQEYRVEMAEAQKIKDAYLAKVANMVNEETVEHLTAAQDISEGESIYMANCVACHGAVGQGGIGPNLTDPYWLHGGGIKNVFKSVKYGIPEKGMIPWQDALKPLEIQQVSSFIMNMEGTNPPDGKAPQGEIWEPEVMTTDTLQTISMNP
- the ccoG gene encoding cytochrome c oxidase accessory protein CcoG — translated: MAKEISESMQDPFLKELESDTFRDSIATVDKSGKRQWIYPKKPQGSLYRGRTWLSILLIGLFFIGPFLKWNDQPLLLFNVLERKFIVFGLTFWPQDFHLFVLAMITFFVFIVLFTVIFGRVWCGWACPQTIFMEMFFRKIEYWIEGDYRQQMKLNKAPWDLEKVMKKTAKFSIFALFSFLIGNTVMAYLVGIDQLSVLITSPPTENWGLFSFVMIFSGIFYFVFAWFREQACIAVCPYGRLQGVLLGRDSIVVAYDWLRGEPRGKRKRNEDQSNKGDCIDCKLCIAVCPTGIDIRNGTQMECVNCTACIDACDQVMEKVKKPKGLIRFDSYNGIANGTPFRFNTRIIAYIVVLLGLLSVLGFSLASRSDIETTLLRVPGTLYQKTEDGKISNMYNIDLVNKTKEELNLDIKLISHEGEIQVIGQEFVVAPQNISQGIILIMIPRDQLKGRKNEIRIELWSGDKRVDEASSNFLGPVNLN
- a CDS encoding FixH family protein, with amino-acid sequence MNWGKKIAIFYTVFAVSMLSAVIFASMQSFHLVSEDYYQEEIAYEKRIQEIKNVQELEGEVEVQKVGESKFSFHFPESAHQAIGVIQFYRPSDAELDRAFPIKLADGKQSISVEGLAGGNWQVQIRWAQNEKAYYQELNLSL